Below is a genomic region from Sneathia vaginalis.
CTACCATTTACATTCATTATCTTTTCAATATTTATCCCAATTTTTTCTTCAAATTTATTTATATATAGCAATGTTTGTTCTGCATTACGCTTTAGATAATATATATTATTTAAATCTTCATAATTTTCAATTTCATTTGGTGCTATTATTACAAAAGGATAATCATCTGTATTAATTACCCTTATACTATCGTCTTTAATATACAAGTCTTCCGTTATTATTACATCTAACTTACCTTCTTTTAAGTATTTGTATAAGGTTGCTGAGTTTTTTACAAATATATCTAATTCAACATTAGGTCTTAATTGTAAATACTTTTTAACTATCGTAGGTAGTATAGGTTCACCAACATTATGTGTTGCACCGATTAATATCTTCTTTTTTTGTTCAGTTATTAATCTTTTCATAACACATTCCATTCTATCTACTCTCTCAAAAATATCTTGAGCCATTTTGAATAAATTTTGACCTTCTATTGTTAATTTAAAAGATTTTGAATTTCTTTCAATTAGTTGAACATCCATACTTTGTTCTAGTTTCTTTATTTGTATAGATACTGCTGATTGACTAATGTATAACTTCTGACTTGCCTTTGTAAAGCTTTTAGCAAGACACGCTTC
It encodes:
- a CDS encoding LysR family transcriptional regulator produces the protein MDLNSLKVFYEACLAKSFTKASQKLYISQSAVSIQIKKLEQSMDVQLIERNSKSFKLTIEGQNLFKMAQDIFERVDRMECVMKRLITEQKKKILIGATHNVGEPILPTIVKKYLQLRPNVELDIFVKNSATLYKYLKEGKLDVIITEDLYIKDDSIRVINTDDYPFVIIAPNEIENYEDLNNIYYLKRNAEQTLLYINKFEEKIGINIEKIMNVNGSIETTKRLVKMGVGYAVLPYYCVHENLKYNEFKVMYRFTKSYNKFQIMYMRDNTTNDLITDFVSFVRKIDIRSSLKDIKKV